In the Pseudoalteromonas sp. A25 genome, AGCCATTTTTAGTGGCGACGATGCGCTTATGCCCTACTTTGCCCAAGCGGGTGCTGCGGGTTTAGTATCAGTGGCTGCCAATGCTTGGCCAGAACAAACTGCCGAATTTGTGCGACGCTCATTAGCAGGCACTTTCCCAAACTTATTCGCAACCTGGACGGACGCGGTTAACAGCCTATTTGCTGTGGCAAACCCAATTCCCGTTAAAGTGCTGATGCATGCGCAAGGTAAATTGGCCACGCCAAACCTACGCCCTCCTTTGACACACCTTGAGCTGCCTTGCAGCCAAGCACTGAACAACGCAAACGAATCAATTTTATCTTGGAACTAAGGCAATCATTATGAGCTGGTTAGAACTATTAAATAATTTAGAAAACGGCAGTGTGCGTGCTGCAACGCAAGACGAAAATGGCAATTGGCACGCCAACGTAGAAGTAAAGCAAGGTATTTTAGAGGCATTCAAAAACGGCACTAATACCGAGTTTCCGGGTGGCTTTGTTGATAAGCACAATTTAGCACCGCAAGGCTTTGCTGCCGATGCAGGTGTGCGTATGGTACCAGGTGGCACCAGTGTACGTCGTGGCGCTCATGTTGCTGCGGGCACCATTATCATGCCACCAGCGTACGTAAACATCGGTGCGTTCATTGATGAGGGCACGATGGTGGATAGCCACGCGTTAGTCGGCTCATGTGCACAAGTAGGTAAAAATGTGCATTTAAGCGCCGCTGTACAACTAGGTGGAGTATTAGAGCCAATCGGTGCAAGCCCAGTAGTGATTGAAGACGATGCTTTTATTGGCGCGGGTTGTGTGATTGTTGAGGGCGTAGTCGTTAAAAAAGGCGCGGTACTGGCGCCGGGTGTACGTTTGTCGGCAACTATTCCAGTATACGACTGCGTGAATGAACGAGTGCTGGACAAAGGCGAGCCAATTCCAGAAAACGCCATTGTGATCCCAGGCTCTCGCCCATCATCAAGTGCATGGGGCCGCGAGCAAGGCTTAAGCATGTCATGTGCACTTATCGTCAAATACCGCGATGAGAAAAGTGATGCCTCACTAGAGCTGGAAGAGGTATTACGCTAATGCCCTTTTTGAGCACCGCCCATCGTCAGGTGATTGAAAATATCACCCAAACCGAGCAAACACCGTTTTTTATTTACGACTTAGATGCGCTATTGGCACACCTAAAACCACTTACAGAGCAATCGGTAGTGAAGTTATGGTACGCCGTAAAGGCCAACCCATTGTCAAAAATAGTGCAAACGTTGGATAAAGCAGGGTTTGATTTTGACGTAGCAAGTTCTGGCGAGTTAAACCAAGTTTTAGCTCAAGGTGTTTGCCCCTCACGCGTGCTCAACACTGGACCTGCCAAATCTAAAAGGCAGATCCAACACTTTTTGTCACAAGGGGTTCGCACCTTTGTGGCAGAAAGTCACAATCAAGTGGCTTGGCTCAACCAAGCTGCCAGCGACCATAATATTCAGTTACGTGTTTTACTGCGCGTGCAATTACGCTGGCCAGAAGGCGAAAAAAACCCATTAGGTGGTGATAGCTTAACGCCATTTGGGCTCGGTACAGAGCAATGGCAATCTTTGGATATTACCTCATTCAGCTCACTTGAGTTTGTTGGCCTACATATTTTCCAATGGGGTAATATGCTCAGCACCGATAAACTAGCAAGCCTGTGGTCACAAATGGTGCCACCTCTAACTCAGCTGGCTGACGACCTTGGCTTTAAGTTACGCATTTTAGATTTGGGCGGCGGTTTAGGCATTCCTTATACTAAAGATGAACCTGCTCTTGCGTGGCCGCAATTAGTTGATGCCCTAGCCACCATCAAAGCCTCATCGGGTGTTGAAGAGTTATGGATGGAGCTTGGCCGCTATGCCGTAGGCGAATGCGGTCATTATGTAAATTCAGTTGTAGAACAAAAACAAAACTACAATGAACACCAATTGATCGTTGCAGGCGGCATTAACCATATTCTGCGCCCCGCAGTGACCAATCAAGCTTTTCCATGCACCTTATTGCGTGAATCAAACGCCCATGCGAGAAGCTATCTGATCCATGGGCCATTGTGTACTGCACTCGATCATCTTGGCCGCCACACTTTACCCTGTGATATCAATGAAGATGACTGGCTAGTGTTCAGCCAATGTGGTGCCTACGGCTTTACCGAAAGTATGCCGTACTTTTTGTGTCACGAATTGCCAGCTGAATATGTGATAGAGCAAGGCCAAATAACGTGCGTTCGCGCATCACAAGCGGCCAGTGAGTACTTGAGGTAATCAGAACATGAACCAAATCAGCCAAGAAAATATCCTAGTGGGCGAAATCGCCAATGGCTTACCGCTGACCATTCCTGTTTATCGACTAACAGGAAACGGCAGTGGTCCAAAAGTGTATATTCAGGCCAATATGCATGGTGCTGAGGTGCAAGGTAACGCGGTTATTTACCAATTGCTTGAGCAGCTAAAGCAACAAACACTGGCCAGCGATATCACCTTAGTACCGTATGCCAACCCAATTGGCTGTAACCAAAAATCAGGGGAGTTTACCCTCGGTCGATTTGACCCCATAACGGGCACCAACTGGAACCGCATGTACCACAACCACACCAAGCTGGTTGATGAATTTGTTACAACGCACTTAAATAGCTCGCTTGCAGAAATCAAACAAGCATTTAAGCACTTACTCGTGCAAAGCACTCAAGCTGTATTAGATGGCCCAGCCCACAGTATCAATACCGGCAAACGTATTGCACTTAATTTGCAGCGCTTGGCACACGAGGCAGATATTGTGCTCGACTTACACACCGGACCAATTTCAGCAAAACACTTATACTGTCCTGAATATGCTAAACCAAGCGCAAGTTATTTTGATATTGAGCATGTCTTATTGATCCCTAACGAATTTGACGGCGCAATGGACGAAGCCTGCTTTTGTCCATGGTGGTCACTCAGTGAAGCGTTTAAGCAGCATGGCCGCGATATCCCCGTATTGGTGGAGGCGTTCACTGTGGAACTAGGCTCACAAGAAAAAATCGACTTAGCTGAGGCCAAAAACGACGCCAACAGTATACTTAGTTACTTAACCCACAAAGAGGCATTGCTTAATTCACCCTACCAGCCAAAAGCAATGGCCCGCTATGGCTGTATGTTGACAGATTACTTAGCCTTTTATGCGCCAATGGGCGGCATGGTAGAGTATGTGGCGCCTTTAGGTGCGCATATTAAAGCGGGTGATACCATCGCACATATTTTGCGTATGGAGCGCTATTTAAGCGAGCAACCACTGCAAGTCATTACTCTAGATACAGATGCCATCGCTATTTTGCATTTTGCCTCAGCATCGGTGAATCAAGGCACCGAGCTCTATAAGTTTTTTACCAACTACTTTGAACTCTAGTTGGCACCCTTTTATTGCGTGAGAGTAAGCAGGCTTTGGCAAGCTTACTAAGGTATGGCGGCATTCGCCGCCAGCCTTTTTCTTGCTAATTTCTACTACCACCTTTACTCACGGCACTATTTGGTTAACCGCAATTTCATTTAAAAAGTGTATACTATTGCGACAACCACCAAATAAAACAAGCAATTATGAAACTGCATTCAATACTATACAGTCTTGTTATGAGCGCTATCGCTTTCAGTTCAAAGGGTTTTGCCCAAGAAGAGCAACAAGATGAAATCGATTTGGTACAACAATGCATAATGAATGAAATATTAGCAGGAGACCAGAGTAGAACCGTTGCACAACTTAGAAAAGCCTGTGCTAAGGTAACTAAAAAGCTCAGCGTACTTGATAAAAGAATGGCCCGAGAGAGAGTCACACAGACTAATCGTAATGTGATCACGCCACACCATCGCAATTATATTCTACCCGTTTCATATATCACCAACCCCAATAGCCGCCCTTTCAGTGGCTTAAAAGCGCTCAATGACAAACAGGGCGAGCCACTTGATAATTTTGAAGTAAAATACCAAATATCGTTAAAAGTGCCGATTTACACGGGGTTTGCAGACAAAGATCAAGCCGTGTATCTAGGTTTTACACTGCAATCTTTTTGGCAATTTTATAATAAAGAGATCTCTTCACCATTTCGTGAAACCAACTATGAGCCCGAGCTATTTTGGCTCAACTTTTTAGATGATGACAATGTCTTGTGGGGCGATGAAATGGCCTTTGCCCTAGGCATTAGTCACCAATCAAACGGCCGCAGTCAACCCAACTCTCGCTCTTGGAACCGCATTTTCGCCAACTTTATCTGGGAAAACCGCGGTTTTGTATTTAGCTTTAAACCTTGGTATCGACTACCTGAAGATAAAAAAACAGACGTACTCGCGGCTAAAGGCGACGATAACCCAGATATCTACAAATATATGGGCTATTTTGAGCTCCGTGGCGTTTATCGCTATGAAGAACATGAATTTGGCTTTATGACCCGCAACAACCTAAATAGTGATAACAAAGGTGCGATTCAATTAGATTGGTCCTTTCCAATTTGGGGCAGACTGCGCGGTTATGCCCAATATTTTAACGGCTACGGCGAAAGCATGATTGACTATAACGCCCATATTCAGCGCTTTGGTGTAGGGATTTTGCTTACTGACATCCTCTAGCAAAACGGTGCAATGCGTATAGTTTGTTGCAACTCATACCTCTAACCCTTGCATCCAAAAATCTTTCAATTGGCTAGGTGAAGCGCTAGATAATGACAGAGCAAATTTTTCACTATGAAAAATTTGCTCTGCAATCTGCCTACCGATTGTTTGTATAGTGGTTGTTTTGTGAATTCTCAGCTGATAAAACGCACGTAACTTGTGTTCTAGTATTCCCGGTCCACTAAGTAACCGAGCTAAATGCCACGCATCTTCAAGCGCTTGACATGCCCCTTGCCCTGAGGTTGGCAAAGGCCCATGAGCCGCATCACCAATGATGACTAAATTATCTTGATGCCAGTAAGGCAAAGGCTCCACATCGTGCACAAAAATGCGTTTGAGAGATTGTGGATGATAATGACTAAGCACATGCTGCACGGGTTTAGCCCAATGTGCAAATCGCTGCTGCATGTCATCCAACCAGCTCGATTCGTTGCGTGTTCGGTCCATTGGTGTCTGCCACCCCGCCGCCCAATAGCACAACCCCGGTTTGGCTGGCACTACACCAAATCGCATGTGGGGCGCTCGATAATCTGCAATGGCATGACCCATTGTGCCGCCCAAACAGTCACTGATACCAATAATATTAATAAAGTGGTGATAACGCAGCGGCCGACTATTTGGGAATAATAGCGCTCGGGTGCAAGACGCCATGCGCCCATCAGCGCCGACTACTAGGTCATACTCTTGCTGCAGTTCTTTAAGCTCGACAACGGATACTGAGCGATTAAATTGTGGGTAAATGCCCAACTTTTCGAGCCTTTGTGCTATGAGATACGCCAAATCGCGGCGCAATATGGTGACGCATGGGTAACCACTATTATCGGCAATCGCAGATAAATCCAACTCCCCCAGTAGCTGACCTTGGCTATCATACTGCTTGAGCTGCAATGGTTGCCCACCTAAACGCAACGCCATGCTAGAGAGGCCCATCTTATCGAGCACCCACATTGCATTAGGCCACAACGTCACCCCTGCGCCCATCACAGAAATTTGGCTGTGCCGCTCAAATAATGTTACTGCCATTCCTTGTTGTTTAGCTAAAATAGCCAGTGCCATCCCAGCAACACCGGCCCCCACAATTGCTATACTACAGCTCTTTCTCATCACCAATCCTGCAACAAATAAATTGATAGTCATTGTTACAAAACCAATTATTGAGATAAATTAGAGAATATTACGTTGTTAATCCCATTTTTTGGGAGAATATATGATTGAGAAAGTAGAACTTCCGTGGCTGCTGAGCTTTTTATCGGTATATAACAAACTGAGCTTCAAGCAAGCAGCCTGTGATTTACAGTTGCCTACCTCCAATGTGAGTCGTCATGTTGCCCTACTCGAAGAGCAGTTGGCGGTAAGGTTGTTCGAGCGCACGACACGCAAAATGGTCGCCACAGAGGCAGGCATACGTTTATATGATGCAGTTGCACCACTGCTGCAAACACTCAACGACAGCCTCAACTTAGTCTCAAAACAAGGTCAAACGCTATCAGGGCCTTTAAAGCTCATCATGCCAGATTTACCTTTTTTGGCACAGTGTATTGCTGATTTTTGCGCTGAGCACCCTTTGTTGGAACTGCGTTGTGATACGCAGCTGGTGCCTTCCCAAGGATTACTGGATGGTTTTGATCTAGTGCTAAGCTTTGCCCGAGGTGCTTTGCCTGACTCTAACTGGGTAGCTAAAGAGCTAGCCCGCTGGCCAAGTGTGATAGTGGCATCCCCAGCGCTTTTAGCCAATCACCCAGCGCCTGATAATCTTGCTGCGCTCAGTCAAAGCCCCTGCATCACCACGTTTACAGCGTTGCAGGGTATGCCTTGGAAGTTTAAGCAAAAGCGCACTGTTCACGTTCATTCGAGTTTTAAAGTAAACAGTGGCCATATGGCAAAAGCCGCGGCGCTGCGTGGTTTAGGGTTTGCCATATTACCCTTACATACTTGTCACACACAGCTTAAAAATGGTCAGTTGCAGCGCATAAACTTAGAACTGGAGCCAGAAGATCTGGTGCTTTATGCCTACTACTCAGGCAGACATTACCCACAGTTTAAAATCCAAGCCCTCATAACTCATCTCTGTAAACAATTTGAGAAAAACGTTCTATAAACAAAAAGGCCATCAATCAAATTGATGGCCTATAAGCTTAAATAAGCGGGTGTTATTGCGCTTTATGGTGTGCCATATAATTGTCTGGCAAATCGATTTGTGCAACACCTGATTCAATTGCAGCATGCGCTACCGCTTTGGCAATACGTGGCAGTAAACGCGGATCCATTGGTTTTGGAATAATATACTCTGGTCCAAACTCTAAGCTTTCAACATCCGCAGCTTTTAGCACCTCCGCAGATACTGGCTCTTTGGCAATACTACGAATAGCTTCTACCGCGGCTATTTTCATCTCATCGTTAATTGTCGTTGCACGCACATCAAGCGCACCACGGAAAATAAACGGAAAACACAATACGTTGTTCACTTGGTTTGGATAGTCAGAACGACCGGTTGCCATGATCAAGTCTTGACGCGCACTATGCGCCACTTCTGGATTAATTTCAGGATCAGGATTTGAGCAAGCAAACACAACTGGCTTATCGGCCATCAACTTTAACTCTTCTGGCTTTAATAAGTCAGGTCCAGATACCCCCACAAATACATCCGCTTCGGCAATCACGTCCTGCAAAGTACGTTTATCAGTGTTGTTGGCAAACAGTTTTTTATACTCGTTTAAATCATCGCGACGGGTATGAATAACGCCTTTACGGTCAAGCATATAAATATGCTCACGCTGAGCACCACACTTAATCAATAACTCCATACAGGCAATCGCTGCAGCACCGGCACCCAAACAAACAATAATCGCATCGTGAATATCTTTGCCTTGAATTTCCAACGCATTCAACATACCAGCGGCAGTAACAATGGCTGTACCGTGTTGGTCATCATGAAACACCGGAATATCACAACGTTCAATCAACGCCTTTTCGATTTCAAAACACTCTGGCGCTTTAATGTCTTCTAGGTTAATACCACCAAAGGTATCCGCGATATTGGCAACCGTATTGATAAAGTCTTCCGTTGTACGGTGTTTTACTTCAATATCAATCGAATCAAGGCCAGCAAAACGCTTAAATAATAACGCCTTTCCTTCCATTACAGGCTTTGAAGCTAACGGGCCTAAATTACCTAAACCAAGGATCGCCGTACCATTACTGATCACCGCGACCATATTACCTTTACCTGTATACTGATAGGCAGCAGCGGGATCGGCGGCAATTTCTCGAACTGGTTCAGCCACACCTGGGCTATAAGCCAGCGCTAAGTCCTTGACGGTTTCCGCAGGCTTGGTCAACTCAACGCTGATTTTACCTGGAACGGGATGAGCATGATAATGTAGTGCTTTTTCACGAAAGTCTGACATGACGCGATTTTTTCCTGCAAGAAGTTAAAAGTGAGAGTGAGATAAAATTCGCTAACTGGGTTAAACCATACCTACTTTATAAATATATTCAAGCAATTTGAGGTCGATCCACTTAAACACATTTTAGCTGCAGATCACCGCCATTTTACCGACATTTAACTTAAATTAATCAAATTAAAGCCATGATAAAGAAGCTTAACATTGCTCTTTTTTGCCTAGTTCATGTGCAATTTTATTTAATTTTGTAAAAACCCATCAAAAATAACAAGAAGACAATATATAATGAACTTTAGCAGCTAGATAACCAACTTTAGTAACATTTAACACATAAATTCAGCTTAAAAGAACCATTTTAACTGGAATTTTTATGCAATAAACGATTTTAGCTAAGCAAATTTAACCCCGTGCAACGCTTAAAATATAGCCTCACAAGATAAGAAAACAAATGCATAACTGTGAATAATGGAGATAAAAGCAAGAAATTAGAGTTAAAACTCTACTCACGATATCTTGTCAAAACCTTTTAGGAAGTGCAGAGCGAGTAATTATTTATGATGTTGATAAAGTTAAATAATAGAATGAAGTAGGCACAAAAAAAGCACCCGAAGGTGCTTTTTTAGTCAAACATTTCTTATTTTTTGCTGCTAAGCGCACCGAAACGTTTGTTGAAGCGGTCAACACGACCACCTGTATCAAGAATTTTTTGCTTACCAGTATAGAACGGGTGACACTCAGAACATACGTCTAAGTGAATGTCTTTACATAGTGTTGAACGAGTTTGGAACTTGTTACCACATGAACAAGTAGCGTTAATCGTTTCGTAATTAGGGTGAATACCTTCTTTCATAGCAACCTCTGGTTAGGCCGTATCGCTCTCCAAACCCGAAGTTTGGCACCATACGTAGTTTATACAAATTAGTGGACGCGTATTTTAAGTAACTCTAAAACGATCCACAAGCAATAAATCACCGATTTTGGTATTTTTTGTACAACTAAAACGCTAGCAACGCTATTACGCTAGGTTTTTTGGTGCGCCTTTAGTACATTACTCGTATATATCGTCTACCACAAAGGCTCATGATGTTTGCTGAAGTTGCCATTAAAGTGCCTTTATTTCGCACTTTTGACTACCAAATCCCCGATAACTGCAACGTTCAAGCGGGCTGTCGTGTCAAAGTGCCATTTGGTAACCGCAAACTACTGGCCATTGTTATGGCTGTCAAACCTGATACGCAAATACCCCAAAGCAAGTTAAAGTCGCTTTGCGATGTGTTAGACAACACTCCCATTTTGTCACACCAACATCTGCAATTTTTGCGTTTTTGCGCCCAGTATTACTCACACCCTATTGGCGAGACACTGTTTACCGCGTTACCTGGTGCACTGCGCGATGGAGAGCACCCAGATAAAACAACTGTTGCAACCTATTCACTGACTGACGCTGGTAAACAATTACCCACACTTAGGGCTAAAAAACAAATGGCCCTACTCAAACAACTCAGTGGCTCTGGTGAGTCGAGCTTAACAGAGCTCAAAGCGTTAGGTTTTAGTAAACAACAGATCAATGCCTTACTCGAAAAAAAACTCATCTGTGAACAGGTCAAGCATGACACACAGTGGCAAAGTCAGGCCATTGCGATTGCTCAGAAGCCGCGCTTAAATGAAGAGCAAGCAACAGCATGCAGTGCCATCAACCAGCAACCTGGTTATCGATGCTTCTTACTTGAGGGGATCACTGGTAGCGGTAAAACTGAAGTATACCTGCAAAGTTTAGAGCGTATTGTAGAAAGTGGAAAACAAGCACTGATCTTGGTGCCAGAGATAGGCTTAACACCGCAAACCGTCAATCGTTTTAGACGCCGCTTCGCCAACCTGCCTATCGACCTGTGGCATTCGAACTTGACCGATAACGAACGTTTGCATACCTGGCGACGCGCAGAGCAAGGCAGTAGTGCATTAGTGATTGGCACGCGCTCCAGCGTTTTTCTGCCTTTTAAGAACTTAGGTATGATAATTGTTGATGAAGAGCATGACGGCTCTTTTAAACAGCAAGAAGGGTTGCGCTACCATGCCCGAGATTTAGCGGCATACCGTTGTGCTAACTTGCACCTTCCCTTAGTACTGGGTACCGCCACCCCGGCCTTGGAAACACTACAAAAAGCAATCGCGGGGAAGTATCAGCTACTCACTCTAAGTCAGCGGGCACAAACTGCCACGGATAATCAGTTTTTGTTAGTTGATATGAAAGGCCAAAAAGAGCAAGCAGGTATCGCACCAAACACGCTCCAGCATATTGAAGCAACGCTTAAGCGTGCTAAGCAAGTGATGATATTTTTGAATCGTCGCGGCTTCGCTCCCACATTATTGTGTCATGAATGCGGCTGGCTTAGTCAGTGCCAACATTGCAGCGCCAGTGCCACATATCACCGCGCAATGAATCGGTTGGTATGTCATCACTGTGGCGAGCAAACGTTCATTCCACCGCAATGTCCTGATTGCGGTAGTACACAAATCATGCCAACTGGAATGGGTACCGAGCAACTCGAGAGTTTCTTTTCTGAACACTTTCCCGATACCCCTCTAAGTCGTATAGACCGAGACACAACGAGGCGAAAAGGTGCCTTAGAAGATGCGCTGGAAGACATTAATCAAGGTGGCGCTCGCATTTTGATAGGCACGCAAATGTTGGCCAAAGGCCATCACTTTGCCGATGTGAATTTAGTGGTTATTTTGGATGTGGACAGCGGCTTATACTCAAGTGATTTTCGCGCAACCGAACACATGGCACAATTAATCACTCAAGTGGCCGGCCGAGCTGGGCGCAGTGGCGAAGCAGGTAAAGTACTGTTGCAGACTCACTTTCCCGAACACCCTCTATTGCAAGATTTAGTAAATAATGGTTATCAAGACTTTGCTCGGTTCGCTTTAAAAGAACGAGAAGAAGTACAACTACCGCCGTTTAGTCATTTAGCCATACTTAGAGCGCAGGCCACCAATGCCAAGCTGGTATTCGACTTTTTATCAGATCTTATTCCCGCTACCCCCTTCAGTGGTATACAATTGCTCGGGCCGATACCTGCACCTATGGAGCGGCTAGCGGGTAAGTATCGCTATCAATTACATATTCAGGCTTCGCAGCGAGTAGTTTTGCATAACTATATCAGTCAGTTAATGCAATACATTAGCGACCATAAACTGGCCAATCGCGTGCGCTGGAGCATAGACATCGATCCTATGGATACCTACTAAATAAGTTATGGCACAACACGATTACATAAATAGAAAGCCGAAGAATAACAAAGGTGGCAAGAACACAGCCGCCAAAAAACCAT is a window encoding:
- a CDS encoding LysR family transcriptional regulator, whose protein sequence is MIEKVELPWLLSFLSVYNKLSFKQAACDLQLPTSNVSRHVALLEEQLAVRLFERTTRKMVATEAGIRLYDAVAPLLQTLNDSLNLVSKQGQTLSGPLKLIMPDLPFLAQCIADFCAEHPLLELRCDTQLVPSQGLLDGFDLVLSFARGALPDSNWVAKELARWPSVIVASPALLANHPAPDNLAALSQSPCITTFTALQGMPWKFKQKRTVHVHSSFKVNSGHMAKAAALRGLGFAILPLHTCHTQLKNGQLQRINLELEPEDLVLYAYYSGRHYPQFKIQALITHLCKQFEKNVL
- the priA gene encoding primosomal protein N', translating into MMFAEVAIKVPLFRTFDYQIPDNCNVQAGCRVKVPFGNRKLLAIVMAVKPDTQIPQSKLKSLCDVLDNTPILSHQHLQFLRFCAQYYSHPIGETLFTALPGALRDGEHPDKTTVATYSLTDAGKQLPTLRAKKQMALLKQLSGSGESSLTELKALGFSKQQINALLEKKLICEQVKHDTQWQSQAIAIAQKPRLNEEQATACSAINQQPGYRCFLLEGITGSGKTEVYLQSLERIVESGKQALILVPEIGLTPQTVNRFRRRFANLPIDLWHSNLTDNERLHTWRRAEQGSSALVIGTRSSVFLPFKNLGMIIVDEEHDGSFKQQEGLRYHARDLAAYRCANLHLPLVLGTATPALETLQKAIAGKYQLLTLSQRAQTATDNQFLLVDMKGQKEQAGIAPNTLQHIEATLKRAKQVMIFLNRRGFAPTLLCHECGWLSQCQHCSASATYHRAMNRLVCHHCGEQTFIPPQCPDCGSTQIMPTGMGTEQLESFFSEHFPDTPLSRIDRDTTRRKGALEDALEDINQGGARILIGTQMLAKGHHFADVNLVVILDVDSGLYSSDFRATEHMAQLITQVAGRAGRSGEAGKVLLQTHFPEHPLLQDLVNNGYQDFARFALKEREEVQLPPFSHLAILRAQATNAKLVFDFLSDLIPATPFSGIQLLGPIPAPMERLAGKYRYQLHIQASQRVVLHNYISQLMQYISDHKLANRVRWSIDIDPMDTY
- a CDS encoding phospholipase A, translated to MSAIAFSSKGFAQEEQQDEIDLVQQCIMNEILAGDQSRTVAQLRKACAKVTKKLSVLDKRMARERVTQTNRNVITPHHRNYILPVSYITNPNSRPFSGLKALNDKQGEPLDNFEVKYQISLKVPIYTGFADKDQAVYLGFTLQSFWQFYNKEISSPFRETNYEPELFWLNFLDDDNVLWGDEMAFALGISHQSNGRSQPNSRSWNRIFANFIWENRGFVFSFKPWYRLPEDKKTDVLAAKGDDNPDIYKYMGYFELRGVYRYEEHEFGFMTRNNLNSDNKGAIQLDWSFPIWGRLRGYAQYFNGYGESMIDYNAHIQRFGVGILLTDIL
- a CDS encoding malic enzyme-like NAD(P)-binding protein encodes the protein MSDFREKALHYHAHPVPGKISVELTKPAETVKDLALAYSPGVAEPVREIAADPAAAYQYTGKGNMVAVISNGTAILGLGNLGPLASKPVMEGKALLFKRFAGLDSIDIEVKHRTTEDFINTVANIADTFGGINLEDIKAPECFEIEKALIERCDIPVFHDDQHGTAIVTAAGMLNALEIQGKDIHDAIIVCLGAGAAAIACMELLIKCGAQREHIYMLDRKGVIHTRRDDLNEYKKLFANNTDKRTLQDVIAEADVFVGVSGPDLLKPEELKLMADKPVVFACSNPDPEINPEVAHSARQDLIMATGRSDYPNQVNNVLCFPFIFRGALDVRATTINDEMKIAAVEAIRSIAKEPVSAEVLKAADVESLEFGPEYIIPKPMDPRLLPRIAKAVAHAAIESGVAQIDLPDNYMAHHKAQ
- a CDS encoding 2,3,4,5-tetrahydropyridine-2,6-dicarboxylate N-succinyltransferase — protein: MSWLELLNNLENGSVRAATQDENGNWHANVEVKQGILEAFKNGTNTEFPGGFVDKHNLAPQGFAADAGVRMVPGGTSVRRGAHVAAGTIIMPPAYVNIGAFIDEGTMVDSHALVGSCAQVGKNVHLSAAVQLGGVLEPIGASPVVIEDDAFIGAGCVIVEGVVVKKGAVLAPGVRLSATIPVYDCVNERVLDKGEPIPENAIVIPGSRPSSSAWGREQGLSMSCALIVKYRDEKSDASLELEEVLR
- a CDS encoding succinylglutamate desuccinylase/aspartoacylase family protein translates to MNQISQENILVGEIANGLPLTIPVYRLTGNGSGPKVYIQANMHGAEVQGNAVIYQLLEQLKQQTLASDITLVPYANPIGCNQKSGEFTLGRFDPITGTNWNRMYHNHTKLVDEFVTTHLNSSLAEIKQAFKHLLVQSTQAVLDGPAHSINTGKRIALNLQRLAHEADIVLDLHTGPISAKHLYCPEYAKPSASYFDIEHVLLIPNEFDGAMDEACFCPWWSLSEAFKQHGRDIPVLVEAFTVELGSQEKIDLAEAKNDANSILSYLTHKEALLNSPYQPKAMARYGCMLTDYLAFYAPMGGMVEYVAPLGAHIKAGDTIAHILRMERYLSEQPLQVITLDTDAIAILHFASASVNQGTELYKFFTNYFEL
- the rpmE gene encoding 50S ribosomal protein L31, whose amino-acid sequence is MKEGIHPNYETINATCSCGNKFQTRSTLCKDIHLDVCSECHPFYTGKQKILDTGGRVDRFNKRFGALSSKK
- a CDS encoding FAD-dependent monooxygenase, with the protein product MTINLFVAGLVMRKSCSIAIVGAGVAGMALAILAKQQGMAVTLFERHSQISVMGAGVTLWPNAMWVLDKMGLSSMALRLGGQPLQLKQYDSQGQLLGELDLSAIADNSGYPCVTILRRDLAYLIAQRLEKLGIYPQFNRSVSVVELKELQQEYDLVVGADGRMASCTRALLFPNSRPLRYHHFINIIGISDCLGGTMGHAIADYRAPHMRFGVVPAKPGLCYWAAGWQTPMDRTRNESSWLDDMQQRFAHWAKPVQHVLSHYHPQSLKRIFVHDVEPLPYWHQDNLVIIGDAAHGPLPTSGQGACQALEDAWHLARLLSGPGILEHKLRAFYQLRIHKTTTIQTIGRQIAEQIFHSEKFALSLSSASPSQLKDFWMQGLEV
- a CDS encoding PLP-dependent decarboxylase gives rise to the protein MPFLSTAHRQVIENITQTEQTPFFIYDLDALLAHLKPLTEQSVVKLWYAVKANPLSKIVQTLDKAGFDFDVASSGELNQVLAQGVCPSRVLNTGPAKSKRQIQHFLSQGVRTFVAESHNQVAWLNQAASDHNIQLRVLLRVQLRWPEGEKNPLGGDSLTPFGLGTEQWQSLDITSFSSLEFVGLHIFQWGNMLSTDKLASLWSQMVPPLTQLADDLGFKLRILDLGGGLGIPYTKDEPALAWPQLVDALATIKASSGVEELWMELGRYAVGECGHYVNSVVEQKQNYNEHQLIVAGGINHILRPAVTNQAFPCTLLRESNAHARSYLIHGPLCTALDHLGRHTLPCDINEDDWLVFSQCGAYGFTESMPYFLCHELPAEYVIEQGQITCVRASQAASEYLR